One window of Tachysurus vachellii isolate PV-2020 chromosome 21, HZAU_Pvac_v1, whole genome shotgun sequence genomic DNA carries:
- the gja4 gene encoding gap junction protein alpha 4 encodes MSRGDWGFLENLLEESQEYSTGVGRVWLTVLFLFRILVLCTAAESAWDDEQADFVCNTKQPGCEAVCYDKAFPVSHFRYFILQVIFVSTPTILYFGYVALKKNKVLEEEKEKQHGRQKDQKGKEFKLDVIQEENEDGKPPLKEKKLPLLRGKLLGAYTVSIILKVLIEVGFIVGLWFLYGFVIQPKYECQRSPCPHTVDCFVSRPTEKTIFTIYIQAIASVSVLLNVVELFHLLQLSITHYMEKKYQCQQIGVPRVIEKTPTKLRSTKDRDRTYQEKGHLCLPAENSSYAESVMDWTESIPRPSENMLPTYLICISGTTNRGHYKEDVRTKPNKSAAKEKHSNDQHYV; translated from the coding sequence ATGTCCAGAGGTGACTGGGGTTTTCTAGAAAACCTGTTAGAGGAAAGTCAGGAGTACTCAACTGGTGTTGGACGTGTGTGGCTCactgttctttttctcttccgtaTCCTCGTCTTGTGTACTGCAGCTGAGTCTGCATGGGATGACGAACAGGCCGATTTTGTTTGCAACACCAAACAGCCCGGCTGTGAGGCTGTGTGCTACGACAAGGCTTTTCCTGTCTCTCATTTCCGTTACTTTATTCTGCAGGTCATCTTTGTCTCTACACCCACCATTTTATATTTTGGTTACGTGGCACTAAAGAAAAACAAGGTGCtagaagaggagaaagagaagcagCATGGGAGACAGAAGGACCAAAAAGGCAAAGAATTCAAGCTAGATGTGATACAGGAAGAGAATGAAGATGGGAAACCTCCACTAAAGGAAAAGAAGCTTCCTTTGCTCAGGGGGAAGCTACTGGGTGCATACACTGTCAGCATCATCCTCAAAGTCCTAATTGAGGTTGGCTTTATTGTTGGGTTGTGGTTCCTCTATGGATTTGTAATTCAACCCAAGTATGAATGTCAGAGAAGTCCCTGCCCCCACACGGTGGACTGTTTTGTCTCTCGGCCCACTGAGAAGAccattttcactatatataTTCAGGCCATCGCATCGGTCTCTGTGTTGCTCAATGTTGTAGAGCTTTTCCACCTTCTTCAACTGTCCATTACACATTACATGGAGAAGAAGTACCAATGTCAGCAGATAGGAGTGCCACGAGTAATAGAGAAAACTCCAACAAAACTGAGGTCAACCAAAGATCGGGATCGAACTTACCAGGAAAAAGGCCATCTCTGTCTTCCAGCAGAAAACAGCAGCTATGCTGAGTCTGTCATGGACTGGACTGAGAGTATTCCGCGCCCATCAGAGAATATGCTTCCAACATACTTAATCTGTATCAGTGGCACCACAAATAGAGGTCACTACAAAGAGGATGTTCGCACCAAACCCAATAAAAGTGCTGCTAAAGAGAAACACTCCAATGATCAACATTATGTATGA